From a single Agrobacterium tumefaciens genomic region:
- a CDS encoding putative bifunctional diguanylate cyclase/phosphodiesterase gives MLTVLQCLAIDHDFRYTAAAVFVCMLGSFVTIRLFSRARLATGLQKVNWLFLAGVNGGAAIWTTHFVAMLGYSAAGEVGYDPYLTGLSLLIAITTTTAGFGISAYAGRSVLVEAGGVILGLGIAAMHYTGMAAYNVQGMIFWNQAYVIASLVLGAVLGAIAVNRVARPLNRFCQYSAVTFLILAIASMHYTGMASMSFAFDPRVVIPENLLPPAIMGGGAIAVTLLLLALGLSTYVIDAQSTQQAVARYRHLSLHDPLTGIPNRAAFIEHLNRRTRHLSLGAHTALLSIDLDRFKEINDVHGHAAGDAVLRAIADRASSVLKAGEFLARMGGDEFVAMTHSYYTRADGAEFAQRLIEQISKPVEWNGQTFSVGASVGISVRNSGAIDADTLMAQADVAMYRAKSGSSDTICFYDKSMDEAARERNALAIAMRSGLANKEFELYYQQQNDTKSGSIVGFEALLRWKHPERGMISPAEFIPIAEQTGFIVELGEWVLREACVQAALWKKSLAIAVNVAPQQLADNDFPEKVERIILETGLAPERLELEITEGSIIADHRHALVTIRKLKALGVKIAMDDYGTGYSSLSTLQSFPFDKIKIDRAFIDGLATNVQSEAIVRSTLILAHSLNIPVLAEGVETKAHIEFLRREGCLQVQGFFFGKPGPLNSIANLVDDTFLSVEEETDVSDGRRYFKTAR, from the coding sequence ATGCTGACAGTTCTCCAGTGCCTCGCCATCGATCATGACTTCCGATACACCGCCGCAGCGGTCTTCGTCTGCATGCTGGGAAGCTTCGTGACGATACGTCTTTTTTCGAGGGCGCGTCTGGCGACCGGGCTCCAGAAGGTCAATTGGCTGTTTCTGGCGGGCGTGAATGGCGGTGCTGCAATATGGACCACCCATTTTGTGGCGATGCTGGGTTATTCTGCGGCAGGCGAGGTGGGTTACGATCCCTATCTGACGGGACTTTCGCTTCTTATCGCCATTACCACGACGACCGCCGGCTTCGGCATTTCCGCCTATGCCGGACGCAGCGTGCTGGTGGAAGCCGGTGGCGTCATCCTGGGTCTTGGTATTGCGGCGATGCACTACACCGGCATGGCTGCTTATAATGTACAGGGCATGATTTTCTGGAACCAGGCTTATGTCATCGCCTCGCTGGTGCTGGGGGCGGTGCTGGGGGCGATTGCGGTCAACAGAGTGGCGCGGCCGCTTAACCGGTTCTGCCAATATAGTGCGGTGACGTTTCTGATCCTGGCCATCGCCTCGATGCATTATACCGGCATGGCCTCGATGTCCTTCGCGTTTGATCCTCGCGTCGTCATTCCCGAGAATCTGCTGCCGCCGGCCATCATGGGCGGAGGAGCCATCGCGGTCACGCTTCTGCTGCTGGCGCTCGGTCTTTCCACTTATGTCATCGATGCCCAGTCCACCCAGCAGGCGGTTGCCCGCTATCGTCATCTTTCGCTGCACGATCCGCTGACGGGCATTCCCAATCGCGCGGCCTTCATCGAACATCTCAACCGCCGCACACGCCATCTCTCCCTGGGCGCGCATACCGCACTTCTGTCCATCGATCTCGATCGCTTCAAGGAAATCAACGACGTGCACGGTCACGCCGCGGGCGACGCGGTGCTGCGCGCCATTGCCGACCGGGCGAGTTCCGTGCTGAAGGCCGGGGAGTTTCTGGCGCGCATGGGTGGCGATGAATTCGTGGCGATGACCCATTCCTATTATACCCGCGCCGATGGTGCGGAATTCGCCCAGAGACTGATCGAGCAGATCAGCAAGCCGGTCGAGTGGAATGGGCAGACATTTTCCGTGGGCGCAAGTGTGGGTATATCCGTCCGCAACAGCGGCGCCATTGACGCCGATACGCTGATGGCGCAGGCCGATGTCGCCATGTATCGGGCAAAAAGCGGTAGTTCGGATACGATCTGCTTCTACGACAAATCCATGGACGAGGCCGCCCGCGAGCGCAACGCGCTTGCCATTGCCATGCGCAGTGGTCTCGCCAATAAGGAGTTCGAGCTTTACTACCAGCAGCAGAACGATACCAAAAGCGGCAGCATTGTCGGTTTCGAGGCGCTCTTACGCTGGAAACATCCCGAGCGGGGCATGATCTCTCCCGCCGAGTTCATTCCGATTGCCGAACAGACCGGCTTTATCGTCGAACTCGGCGAATGGGTCCTGCGGGAAGCCTGCGTGCAGGCGGCGCTGTGGAAGAAATCGCTTGCCATCGCCGTGAACGTCGCGCCGCAGCAGCTCGCGGACAATGATTTCCCTGAAAAGGTGGAGAGGATCATCCTGGAGACGGGACTTGCGCCGGAAAGGCTCGAGCTGGAAATCACCGAAGGCAGCATCATCGCCGACCATCGCCACGCGCTTGTCACGATCCGCAAACTCAAGGCGCTCGGCGTCAAGATCGCCATGGACGATTACGGCACGGGCTATTCTTCGCTATCGACCCTGCAGAGTTTCCCTTTCGACAAGATCAAGATCGACCGTGCTTTCATCGACGGCCTGGCGACCAATGTGCAGTCGGAGGCGATTGTCCGCTCGACGCTCATTCTGGCGCATAGTCTCAATATTCCGGTGCTGGCGGAAGGGGTGGAGACCAAGGCCCATATCGAATTCCTGCGCCGTGAAGGCTGCCTGCAGGTGCAGGGCTTCTTTTTCGGCAAGCCCGGTCCGCTGAACTCCATCGCCAATCTCGTCGATGACACGTTTCTTTCGGTTGAGGAGGAAACCGACGTGAGTGACGGCCGGCGTTACTTCAAGACGGCTCGATAG
- a CDS encoding 50S ribosomal protein L25/general stress protein Ctc, translated as MSKESYELKAEARERVGKGSSRELRRNGLIPAVIYGDKQAPISIALSTNEVTKRIHAGGFMTTVAIIDVDGKKIKVLPKDYQLDPVRDFTMHVDFLRVSGNTLVNVEVPVHFENEEKSDIKIGGVLNIVRHTVEFHCPANDIPEFITVDLSGLKIGDSVHISNVKLPKNISPVIADRDFTIATIVAPAAGVAEETTEEASEE; from the coding sequence ATGAGCAAAGAATCGTATGAGCTCAAGGCCGAGGCGCGCGAACGAGTTGGTAAGGGGTCCTCTCGTGAACTTCGCCGCAACGGTTTGATTCCCGCTGTCATCTATGGTGACAAGCAGGCCCCCATTTCCATCGCCCTGTCGACAAACGAAGTCACCAAGCGTATCCACGCCGGCGGTTTCATGACGACGGTTGCGATCATCGACGTCGACGGCAAGAAGATCAAGGTTCTCCCGAAGGATTACCAGCTTGATCCGGTCCGCGACTTCACCATGCACGTCGACTTCCTGCGCGTTTCGGGCAACACGCTCGTCAACGTTGAAGTTCCGGTTCACTTCGAAAACGAAGAAAAGTCGGACATCAAGATCGGCGGCGTTCTGAACATCGTTCGCCACACGGTGGAATTCCACTGCCCGGCCAACGACATACCGGAATTCATCACGGTTGATCTGTCTGGTCTGAAGATCGGCGACAGCGTCCACATTTCGAATGTGAAGCTGCCGAAGAACATCTCGCCTGTGATCGCCGACCGTGACTTCACGATCGCAACGATCGTCGCTCCGGCCGCAGGCGTTGCAGAAGAAACGACCGAAGAAGCTTCCGAAGAATAA
- a CDS encoding EAL domain-containing protein, translating into MAHSVESRFIAIVSGALLTVVAPLFTLLLTLSYNEAIRSQRNHLEILLSTNSQALARPLWDMDDDTINQITGTLVSDPMIKMVEVKDTSGQLDIVQTAGSDIIQDAASTTREVTYKTTKGTVTVGELTVYYDNVSLLTSLSRTEMAFITIFVLAILTIVLAAIAGNRFMVIRPLMRLAAAIEATRRLGSRHHVDWRSKDEIGRLAKSFNEMQTQLEKEELEIKNAHERKTEIYNRTPAMLFSLDRHDRIAAVSDYWVQATGYDRARILGLNFADLIHPDDRSLFQERKATQQSPEASHVGITIRFHCMGGSVMDALILEKALDSGDAAQQSTCLCVMTDVTELRQSEKRNRQQAISDHLTGLFNRQGFESILDLQIREADRNASELACLFIDLDRFKAINDNLGHAVGDAVLREFTLKLEPLLTPLDSASRLGGDEFAILLAGDTVEERALQFCERICAILDTPFEIGSNSIRLSASIGMAVYPLHATSAAELLQNADMAMYSRKRTGKNGSQIFDSSIMDRAREHAELERDIAQALSEDWFEAHFQPIQDLATGGTAGFEALLRLNHPEKGLLSPAAIISLAEENGTIHRIGNVILDQSIANLARLSRLPGLEQTYVAVNFSPLQFEPGLPTRIAGVLHRHGILPRRLVIEITEAVIMKDDPQIRAILNAIHQLGCRIALDDFGTGYSSLSYLSRFPVDIVKIDQSFTRSICDDAVEIRQRNRMLVEGIAAISHKMNCTVIAEGVETEEQKELLTEIGADYGQGYFFARPQPVERLIKTLDTISDIGRVAARQA; encoded by the coding sequence ATGGCTCATTCCGTCGAAAGCCGCTTTATCGCGATTGTTTCCGGCGCACTTCTTACAGTGGTCGCTCCGCTCTTTACGCTTTTGCTGACGCTCTCCTACAACGAGGCCATCCGTAGCCAGCGCAATCACCTTGAGATTCTGCTGTCGACAAATTCGCAGGCGCTCGCCCGTCCCCTTTGGGATATGGACGACGACACCATAAATCAGATTACCGGAACCCTTGTTTCCGACCCGATGATCAAGATGGTCGAGGTCAAGGATACGTCCGGCCAGCTCGATATCGTGCAGACGGCTGGTAGCGACATTATTCAGGATGCCGCCTCGACGACGCGCGAGGTAACCTACAAGACGACGAAGGGCACGGTCACTGTCGGTGAACTGACGGTCTATTACGACAATGTCAGCCTTCTCACCTCTCTCAGCCGCACCGAGATGGCGTTCATCACGATTTTCGTTCTGGCCATCTTGACCATCGTTCTGGCGGCCATTGCCGGCAACCGCTTCATGGTCATCCGCCCGCTGATGCGGCTTGCGGCAGCGATAGAGGCGACACGGCGTCTCGGCTCCCGCCACCATGTCGACTGGCGCTCAAAGGATGAGATCGGCCGGCTGGCGAAAAGCTTCAACGAAATGCAGACCCAGCTTGAAAAGGAAGAGCTGGAGATCAAGAACGCCCATGAGCGCAAGACGGAAATCTACAACCGGACGCCCGCCATGCTGTTCTCGCTCGACAGGCACGATCGGATTGCCGCAGTCAGCGATTATTGGGTGCAGGCGACGGGTTATGACCGCGCCAGGATACTCGGCCTCAACTTCGCCGATCTTATCCACCCGGATGACCGTTCCCTGTTCCAGGAACGCAAGGCGACGCAACAGTCGCCCGAGGCTTCGCATGTCGGCATCACCATCCGCTTTCATTGCATGGGTGGCAGCGTCATGGATGCGCTCATCCTCGAAAAAGCCCTCGATTCCGGCGACGCGGCACAGCAGAGCACATGCCTCTGCGTCATGACTGACGTGACCGAATTGCGCCAGTCGGAAAAACGCAACCGCCAGCAGGCCATTTCCGACCATTTGACCGGCCTCTTCAACCGTCAGGGTTTTGAGTCGATCCTCGACCTGCAAATCCGTGAAGCGGACAGGAACGCTAGCGAGCTGGCCTGCCTGTTCATCGATCTGGACCGGTTCAAGGCCATTAACGACAATCTCGGCCATGCGGTGGGCGACGCGGTTCTGCGTGAATTCACGCTGAAACTCGAACCCCTGCTGACACCGCTGGACAGCGCGTCGCGTCTGGGCGGCGATGAATTCGCCATCCTGCTTGCCGGCGACACGGTAGAAGAGCGCGCCTTGCAGTTCTGCGAGCGGATTTGCGCCATACTGGATACGCCTTTTGAGATCGGCAGCAACAGCATCCGCCTCAGCGCCAGCATCGGCATGGCGGTTTATCCTCTGCACGCCACCAGCGCCGCCGAGCTTCTGCAAAATGCCGACATGGCCATGTATAGCCGCAAAAGAACGGGCAAGAACGGCTCGCAGATCTTCGACAGTTCGATCATGGACCGGGCGCGCGAACATGCGGAACTGGAGCGGGATATCGCACAGGCGCTTTCCGAAGACTGGTTCGAGGCGCATTTCCAGCCAATTCAAGACCTCGCAACCGGCGGAACGGCGGGCTTCGAGGCCTTGCTGCGTCTCAACCACCCGGAAAAGGGTCTGCTCTCCCCCGCCGCCATCATCAGCCTTGCGGAAGAAAACGGCACCATCCATCGCATCGGCAATGTCATTCTCGATCAGTCGATCGCCAATCTTGCCAGGCTGTCGCGTCTGCCGGGCCTGGAACAGACCTATGTGGCAGTGAATTTTTCACCGCTGCAATTCGAACCGGGCTTGCCGACGCGGATCGCCGGCGTTCTGCATCGGCACGGCATTCTTCCCAGGCGACTGGTCATCGAGATAACCGAGGCCGTCATCATGAAGGACGACCCGCAAATCCGGGCGATCCTCAACGCCATTCACCAGCTGGGCTGCCGCATCGCGCTGGATGATTTCGGCACGGGTTATTCCTCGCTCAGCTATCTCAGCCGTTTTCCGGTCGATATCGTCAAGATCGACCAGTCCTTCACCCGCTCCATCTGCGACGACGCAGTGGAAATCAGGCAGCGCAACCGCATGCTGGTCGAAGGCATAGCGGCCATCTCGCACAAGATGAACTGCACCGTCATCGCCGAGGGCGTCGAGACGGAAGAGCAGAAGGAACTTCTGACGGAAATAGGCGCTGACTACGGACAGGGTTATTTTTTCGCAAGGCCACAGCCCGTCGAACGGCTGATCAAGACATTGGACACAATATCCGATATTGGCCGCGTCGCGGCACGGCAAGCGTGA
- a CDS encoding substrate-binding periplasmic protein gives MGLIRICLIFLALALPFAPWPASAAKLFLTTEVYPPYNQQAADGSVHGVYFDQLKIVLEETGTSYEVAVMPWARAIALATTQTMYCVFATARTPEREKLFKWVSPIHSDRNILVARRKADINVSSLEDAKKYRVGTQRGDYTETLLETLGFPQVDVGADFQITLHKLKAGRIDLMPMSESTFKSLPVGTFREVITLTRQQLGLACNKSVPDALIAKLQARLDRLIADGTQQRIFDRYNLVSP, from the coding sequence ATGGGATTGATCCGCATTTGTCTGATCTTTCTTGCTCTCGCACTCCCGTTCGCCCCATGGCCGGCCAGCGCGGCCAAGCTTTTCCTGACAACCGAAGTCTATCCCCCGTATAATCAGCAGGCCGCCGACGGCAGCGTGCACGGCGTTTATTTCGATCAGCTGAAGATCGTGCTGGAGGAAACCGGCACCAGTTATGAAGTCGCTGTCATGCCCTGGGCGCGGGCAATTGCCCTGGCCACGACACAGACCATGTATTGCGTCTTCGCCACGGCGCGAACGCCGGAGCGGGAAAAACTCTTCAAATGGGTCTCGCCTATTCACAGCGATCGCAACATTCTCGTGGCGCGCCGTAAAGCGGATATCAATGTCTCCAGCCTTGAGGACGCGAAGAAATACCGCGTCGGCACCCAGCGTGGCGACTATACCGAAACCCTTCTGGAAACGCTCGGCTTCCCGCAGGTGGATGTCGGTGCCGATTTCCAGATCACGCTTCACAAGCTGAAAGCGGGGCGCATCGACCTCATGCCCATGTCGGAAAGTACCTTCAAAAGCCTGCCGGTTGGCACGTTCAGGGAAGTGATTACCCTGACACGGCAACAGCTGGGCCTAGCCTGCAACAAAAGCGTTCCCGACGCGCTTATCGCAAAATTGCAGGCGCGGCTGGACAGGCTGATCGCTGATGGAACGCAGCAGCGGATATTCGACCGCTACAATCTCGTCAGCCCCTGA
- the pth gene encoding aminoacyl-tRNA hydrolase, giving the protein MKIIAGLGNPGAQYAGNRHNIGFMAVDALQRLPSFSPWSKKFKAEISEGEIAGEKVLLMKPLTYMNLSGESVGEAMRFFKLAPGDIIAIHDELDLLAGRTRIKTGGGHGGHNGLKSLDAHCGKEYRRLRLGIGHPGDKERVHGHVLGDFAKADRVWLDPLLDAIADNAAMLVKGEDSQLMNKLALATGSKPEAEKPAKAAKPAGQSHIHQARNSAQPKKLPETGPMAEMLKRMFGKKD; this is encoded by the coding sequence ATGAAGATCATCGCAGGACTTGGTAATCCCGGCGCACAATATGCGGGAAACCGCCACAATATTGGTTTCATGGCCGTCGACGCGCTGCAGCGCCTGCCCTCCTTTTCGCCCTGGTCCAAGAAATTCAAGGCGGAGATTTCCGAAGGTGAAATCGCCGGCGAGAAGGTTCTGCTGATGAAGCCGCTCACCTATATGAACCTTTCCGGCGAGTCCGTCGGCGAGGCCATGCGCTTCTTCAAGCTGGCGCCGGGCGACATCATCGCCATCCATGACGAACTCGATCTTCTCGCCGGCCGCACGCGCATCAAGACGGGCGGCGGTCATGGCGGCCATAATGGCCTGAAATCGCTCGATGCCCATTGCGGCAAGGAATACCGTCGCCTGCGCCTCGGCATTGGCCACCCCGGCGACAAGGAGCGGGTGCACGGCCACGTGCTCGGCGATTTCGCCAAGGCCGACCGGGTCTGGCTCGATCCGCTTTTGGACGCCATTGCCGACAATGCCGCCATGCTGGTGAAGGGTGAGGATTCGCAGCTGATGAACAAGCTGGCACTTGCCACGGGCAGCAAGCCGGAGGCAGAAAAGCCGGCAAAGGCGGCCAAACCCGCCGGGCAGTCCCACATCCATCAGGCGCGCAACAGCGCCCAGCCGAAAAAGCTGCCGGAAACCGGACCGATGGCTGAAATGCTGAAGCGAATGTTCGGTAAGAAGGACTAG
- a CDS encoding GNAT family N-acetyltransferase produces the protein MLSETIALREAGPGDLPGLLELYQSLNPSDPELTMHEAGAPFAAMLNQPGLTVFLAMHDGQPVATATLLIVPNLTRAARPYALIENVVTLEALRGRGYGRMVVRHAIEAAFAVNCYKVMLLTGRDDPAVHAFYESCSFVQNKTGFQIRQD, from the coding sequence ATGCTTTCAGAGACCATCGCCCTGCGCGAAGCCGGTCCCGGCGATCTGCCTGGCCTGCTTGAGCTTTACCAGTCGCTCAATCCATCGGACCCCGAATTGACGATGCATGAGGCTGGTGCGCCCTTCGCCGCCATGCTCAACCAGCCCGGCCTGACCGTGTTTTTGGCAATGCATGACGGACAGCCGGTTGCGACCGCCACGCTTCTGATTGTTCCAAACCTGACACGCGCCGCCCGCCCCTATGCTCTCATCGAGAATGTGGTGACGCTGGAAGCGCTTCGCGGCCGGGGATATGGCCGCATGGTCGTCCGCCATGCCATCGAGGCCGCCTTTGCCGTAAACTGTTACAAGGTCATGCTGCTGACGGGCCGCGACGACCCCGCAGTTCATGCCTTTTACGAAAGTTGCAGTTTTGTGCAGAACAAGACCGGCTTTCAGATCCGGCAGGACTAA
- the clpS gene encoding ATP-dependent Clp protease adapter ClpS: MSDSPVDLKPKPKVKPKLERPKLYKVMLLNDDYTPREFVTVVLKAVFRMSEETGHRVMMTAHRFGSAVVVVCERDIAETKAKEATDLGKEAGFPLMFTTEPEE, encoded by the coding sequence ATGAGTGACAGTCCTGTCGATCTCAAACCGAAACCGAAAGTCAAACCGAAGCTGGAGCGGCCGAAGCTCTACAAGGTCATGCTGCTGAATGACGACTATACGCCGCGCGAATTTGTCACCGTGGTGCTGAAGGCCGTCTTTCGCATGAGCGAGGAAACCGGCCACCGGGTGATGATGACGGCGCATCGCTTCGGCAGTGCGGTGGTTGTCGTCTGTGAGCGCGACATCGCCGAGACCAAGGCCAAGGAGGCGACCGATCTTGGCAAGGAGGCCGGTTTTCCGCTGATGTTCACCACCGAGCCGGAAGAGTAA
- the ychF gene encoding redox-regulated ATPase YchF → MGFKCGIVGLPNVGKSTLFNALTKTAAAQAANYPFCTIEPNTGEVAVPDPRMQQLAAIAGSKEIIPTRISFVDIAGLVRGASKGEGLGNKFLANIREVDAVVHVLRCFEDDDITHVEGRINPVGDAETIETELMLADLESLERRVEQTRKRASSKDKESLAQLPVMEAVIALLNDGKPARLLLKTLAAEEIEILKSLNLLTSHPVLYVCNVSEADASSGNEHTEAVAAMAKQQGAECVIISAAIEAEVAQLPADEAEEFLSALGLNEAGLDRLIRAGYHLLDLITYFTVGPKETRAWTIVRGTKAPAAAGVIHTDFERGFIRAFTIGFDDYIAYKGEVGAKEAGKGRDEGKEYVVQDGDVIHFRFNT, encoded by the coding sequence ATGGGCTTCAAATGCGGTATCGTTGGATTGCCAAATGTCGGCAAGTCCACCCTCTTCAACGCGCTGACGAAAACGGCCGCCGCACAGGCCGCCAACTATCCTTTCTGCACCATCGAGCCGAACACCGGCGAGGTTGCGGTGCCCGATCCGCGTATGCAGCAGCTTGCGGCCATCGCCGGTTCGAAGGAAATCATTCCGACCCGCATCTCCTTCGTGGACATTGCCGGCCTGGTGCGTGGCGCATCGAAGGGTGAAGGTCTCGGCAACAAGTTCCTCGCCAATATTCGCGAAGTCGATGCCGTCGTACACGTACTGCGCTGCTTTGAAGACGACGATATCACCCACGTGGAAGGCCGCATCAACCCGGTCGGCGATGCCGAAACAATCGAGACCGAACTGATGCTCGCCGACCTCGAAAGCCTGGAACGCCGCGTCGAGCAGACCCGCAAGCGCGCCAGCAGCAAGGACAAGGAATCCCTCGCCCAGCTTCCCGTCATGGAAGCCGTCATCGCGCTGCTGAACGACGGAAAGCCGGCACGCCTGCTTTTGAAGACGCTGGCAGCCGAGGAGATCGAAATCCTCAAAAGCCTCAATCTTCTGACGTCGCACCCGGTGCTTTATGTCTGCAACGTCTCGGAAGCCGACGCATCGTCCGGCAACGAGCACACCGAGGCCGTCGCAGCGATGGCAAAGCAGCAGGGCGCCGAATGCGTGATCATCTCGGCGGCGATCGAAGCCGAAGTTGCACAGCTTCCGGCCGATGAAGCAGAGGAATTCCTCTCGGCCCTCGGTCTTAACGAGGCCGGTCTCGATCGGCTGATCCGCGCCGGCTATCACCTGCTCGACCTCATCACCTATTTCACCGTCGGCCCGAAGGAAACGCGCGCCTGGACGATCGTGCGTGGCACCAAGGCCCCCGCCGCCGCCGGCGTCATCCACACCGATTTCGAACGCGGCTTCATCCGCGCCTTCACCATCGGCTTTGACGACTACATCGCCTACAAGGGCGAAGTTGGCGCCAAGGAAGCCGGCAAGGGACGCGACGAAGGCAAGGAATATGTCGTTCAGGACGGCGACGTCATCCATTTCCGCTTCAACACCTGA
- a CDS encoding MaoC family dehydratase: MTPVAIYTYEDFSVGREFPLGPQSISAEQIIAFASEFDPQPMHLSEEAGRQSILGGLAASGWHTCSLLMRMMADSYIANSTSQGSPGIDYVDWKKPVLAGDTLSGKSIVLEQRPSASRAGIGLVKFRHELYNQRGILVAQGENTVMFLMRANGGLAA; this comes from the coding sequence ATGACGCCGGTCGCGATTTACACCTATGAGGATTTTTCCGTCGGGCGGGAATTCCCCCTCGGACCGCAATCGATTTCCGCAGAGCAGATCATTGCTTTCGCCAGCGAATTCGATCCGCAACCCATGCATCTTTCCGAAGAAGCCGGCCGTCAGAGCATTCTCGGCGGGCTGGCGGCATCAGGCTGGCACACCTGCAGCCTGCTGATGCGGATGATGGCAGACAGCTATATTGCCAATTCAACCTCGCAGGGCAGCCCCGGCATCGATTACGTCGACTGGAAAAAGCCGGTTCTGGCCGGAGACACGCTTTCGGGAAAATCCATCGTTCTGGAACAGCGCCCTTCCGCGTCGCGCGCTGGCATCGGCCTCGTGAAATTCCGCCATGAGCTTTACAATCAGCGCGGCATTCTGGTCGCGCAGGGCGAAAACACCGTAATGTTCCTGATGCGGGCAAACGGAGGCCTTGCAGCATGA
- a CDS encoding MaoC family dehydratase, whose product MRLAELSPIGERVTLDTLHFSAEDIIRFARDFDPQPFHLDAEAARDSVFGALCASGWHTGAGWMKCFLSHWAKEVKRLKQQGIEPPRLGPSPGFQELKWKKPVFAGDDVTYFVTLLDARPLESRAGIWLNTTFNEGVNQSGQTVMTFQSGVLEFE is encoded by the coding sequence ATGAGACTGGCAGAATTATCCCCGATCGGCGAGCGCGTCACCCTCGACACGCTGCATTTTTCCGCCGAAGACATCATTCGCTTCGCCCGCGATTTTGATCCACAGCCCTTTCATCTCGATGCCGAAGCCGCCAGAGACAGCGTTTTCGGCGCGCTCTGCGCTTCCGGCTGGCACACCGGCGCGGGCTGGATGAAATGTTTTCTCTCCCATTGGGCAAAAGAGGTCAAAAGGCTGAAACAGCAGGGCATCGAGCCACCGCGGCTCGGCCCCTCTCCGGGGTTTCAAGAGCTCAAATGGAAGAAGCCGGTGTTTGCCGGTGATGATGTGACCTATTTCGTCACCCTGCTCGATGCCCGCCCGCTGGAATCAAGAGCAGGCATCTGGCTGAACACCACCTTCAATGAGGGCGTGAACCAGTCGGGCCAAACCGTGATGACCTTCCAGAGCGGGGTTCTGGAGTTCGAATAA
- a CDS encoding adenine phosphoribosyltransferase — MTLIASELSAAIRSIPDYPKPGIIFRDITTLLGNPRAFRRAVDELVQPYAGTKIDKIAGMEARGFILGGAVAHQLSAGFVPIRKKGKLPHTTVRVAYSLEYGVDEMEMHVDAVQPGEKVILVDDLIATGGTAEGAVKLLRQMGADIVSACFVIDLPDLGGRKKLEDLGVEVRTLVEFSGH, encoded by the coding sequence ATGACCCTTATCGCTTCGGAGCTTTCCGCTGCCATCCGCTCCATTCCCGACTATCCGAAGCCGGGCATCATCTTTCGGGACATCACCACATTGCTTGGCAATCCCCGGGCTTTCCGGCGGGCGGTGGACGAGCTTGTGCAGCCCTATGCGGGAACGAAGATCGACAAGATCGCCGGCATGGAAGCGCGCGGCTTCATTCTGGGCGGGGCGGTGGCGCATCAGCTCTCGGCCGGTTTCGTGCCCATCCGCAAGAAGGGCAAGCTGCCGCACACCACGGTACGGGTTGCCTACAGCCTGGAATATGGCGTGGACGAAATGGAAATGCATGTGGACGCCGTGCAGCCCGGCGAGAAGGTCATTCTGGTCGACGATCTGATCGCGACCGGCGGCACTGCCGAAGGCGCGGTCAAGCTTTTGCGGCAGATGGGCGCGGATATCGTTTCCGCCTGCTTTGTTATCGATCTGCCCGATCTCGGTGGCCGCAAGAAACTCGAAGACCTCGGCGTCGAGGTGCGGACGCTGGTGGAATTTTCGGGACATTAA